A window of Miscanthus floridulus cultivar M001 chromosome 12, ASM1932011v1, whole genome shotgun sequence genomic DNA:
gttacagccctccccccttagaaaaatctcgtcccgagatttggaaagcgtaccatttaatatagaaagctggatagttttcttttaaataatcttcccgctcccaggttgcatcccgttcactatgattactccaaactaccttgtataacttaaccactcgtgtacgagtcactctttcttgagtatccagaacttgcacgggcttttcctcataagaaagatcagatttcaagttgactttccttgttgctattctttcctcgagaatacgaagacacttcttcagctgggacacatggaataccggaaatatagctcccatctcacggggtagatcgagtttataggctactcttccacttttctcgataatgcggtagggtccaacatatcgaggctcaagcttccttttaattccaaaacgcttgactcctttcataggggataccttcagataaacatggtcacctacttcaaactcaataggttttcttctcttgtcagcatagctcttttgtctagcctgagcggcagtcatattcttctgtatagttcggacttgctcttcggcttcttttacaaaatcaataccatagaatcttctttctccgggttccacccagttcaaaggagttctacacttgcggccataaagagcttcaaaaggagccattttgatactctcttgataactgttgttataagagaattcagcgagaggtaaccagtcttcccaagagcctttgcaagagataagacaagctctaagcatgtcttcaagaatttgattaacacgctcagtctgtcctgatgtttgcggatgataggtagaactgcggattagatgagtgccaagattctgatgtaagcactcccaaaaacgAGACGTGAAttgaggtcctctatcagaaacaatggatttgggtacaccatggagacgtaccacttgttgaaaataaatctcagcataattgtgaggatgataggtagacttgaccggaataaagtgagcagatttagttagacgatctacgataacccagatggaatcacaaccctttttggtagtgggtaatccaacaataaaatccatgctaatttcttcccacttccagccaggaatagatagtggctgtaatagtccgggccttatgtgaatagccttgactctgcaacagttatcacaccttgccacataagctgcgatttctttcttcatcttggtccaccaataatacagcttgagatcttgatacattttactgctaccaggatggatggacaattttgaagaatgggcttcatccataatttgatttctaagttctttatctttgggtaccaccagtctatcattaaaccagagaattcccttgtcatcgactttaaagtgcttggtctctttctctttcattttccgcttgatgtgaaatacacccacatccgtcttctggagctcgataattcgacttctaagagagcaatccacagtgatattgtggagtactacaggatgaaggaggtgtgccagatgaaagtcttcactaactaaggaattgtaatgggcctttctgcttaaggcatcagcaaccacatttgccttaccagggtggtagtgcagttgaaggttgtagtctttgatcaattctaaccatcgtcgttgacgcatattcaactcgggttgagtaaaaatgtacttgaggcttttatggtcagtatagatgttgcatacattacccagcaagtaatgtctccagatcttcagggcatgaacaactgcggctagctctaagtcatgagtaggatagttgacttcatgctttcggagctggcgcgaagcataagcaattactcgaccctcctgcataagaacacaccccaaaccggtgccacatgcgtcacagtagacatcgaaaggcttctcgatgtcgggttgtgccaatacaggagcagaggttagtaaggtccgcaaagtgtggaaagcctcttcacacttcggagtccacacaaacttttcatccttttgcagtagccgagtcatgggcttggcgacctttgagaaatccaggataaagtgacgataatagccagccagacccagaaaactttggacttctatgaccgtagtaggtgccttccactcaagaacttcttgcaccttagtagggtcaaccaaaattccatcactagataatacatgaccaagaaaaggtatcttgttcaaccagaactcgcacttgctgaacttagcataaagctggttgtcacgtaaccgagttaaaacaattctcagatggtcAACATGCTcctcttcattctgagaatataccaggatatcatcaatgaacacgacgacaaatttgtccaactccggcatgaatacagaattcatcaggtacataaagtgtgccggagcatttgtcaacccaaataacatgacgaggtattcgaacaagccataacgagtagagaaagctgtcttaggtatatcttcaggacgaattttgatctgatggtagccagaccgcaaatcgatcttggagaataccttagctttagaaagttgatcaaacagaatatcgatgcgaggaagagggtatttgttcttgatagtaacagcattaagggggcgataatccacgcacatgcgtagagactcgtccttcttcttcacaaatatagctggacaaccccaaggagaagaactaggtcgaatcaaccctttcttcaatagctcattcaactgactcttcagctcagccaactcattgggcggcattctatagggccttcgagaaataggagctgtACCCGGAATgagctctatcttgaattctacatcacggtccggaggtaatccaggcaagtcatcaggaaagacatctggaaactcacagacaaccggtagatccttaatggctttggttAAGGTAGCGTTGGCTGTACTGTGGATagcaatatcacgaggtaactgcactagaaaacctttcttatccacaggatccctcaacataaccacacgtgttgatgtatcgatcaacactccattcccgctcatccacttcattcctaggattacatcgattcctacccctagTAGAACTACAAAATCCACAAGGAACCCTCGATCCCCGATCTctatctttacatctttaactacttggttagtcatgatattattcccagctgtaacagaaccgaccaaatcataagaacgtaagtataaaaacaatcaccgaagcgatcaaattcctgtacttaagctcccataatcccggtagtccggaaatcacgaaggatttcaaccaactctcgacatacaaaccaagatcgtaatgattcaacacaacacatcatctgttataacatttcacaagtagcattcggattacatccatcagagttcaaataaatattacaaaccaagtttgagtgcgcggaagcaacatagtttagtacaaaacatcatagttttcaaatacattgccaagatcagagtcatgtcccacaaaagcatcatcaggtacgagaactagtagaaaccacgcccaacggtctagtcttcatccccagcagggagaaggcagtacttgcagcaaccaaagtagaactggtcatctgcaataggtgggaaataaaccctgagtacgaaaaggtactcagctagacttacccgaggaaccgaccaaatcataagaacataagtacaaaaacaatcaccgaagcgatcaaattcctgtacttaagctcccataatcccggtagtccagaaatcacgaaggatttcaaccaactctcgacatacaaaccaagatcgtaatgattcaacacaacacatcatccgttacaacatttcacaagtagcattcggattacatccatcagagttcaaataaatattacaaaccaagtttgagtgcgcggaagcaacatagtttagtacaaaacatcatagttttcaaatacattgccaagatcagagtcatgtcccacaaaagcatcatcaggtatgagaactagtagaaaccgcgcccaacggtctagtcttcatccccagcagggagaaggcagtacttgtagcaaccaaagtagaactggtcatctgcaacaggtgggaaataaaccctgagtatgagaaggtactcagctagacttacccgacgaaaatcagaaataaaagacaccaaggatcatgcaaggcctttcaggtgggctagcttgatacagttgcataaaagagcttatgacagtaaccaatttaaacttagcatcaagcttatcattatttacctgtccactaggttagcacctgtactagagcactcacttattaggagcaaacaatattaaccatagcaggtgtaataAGGCTGtcctcatcatatcatcatttccgaaccattatgttattaagtgtatctacattggagataagcccgtcaagttctcactaaccgggagagacggcgattcgaatcgaattacaactcagctgagggggtattcctaaccctcaccctggcatactttgcaagagtagccgtgggttacctttggtacaactcaggaaccaaattcgcgggttcgatcagcgccagcgctcttagggattacccttctgccaggacgaccaggacttttaaatcacctgcccttggactcacgcctacggctcccttccgaggcgtactttatacttatcaactcccggcctgagttgagctactcggcttcgcggtcggtcttcaggccggccaactaagagagaggcatgcgttcaacatgaacaggaaaggctccaagattcagtccttaatcgacacagacggagtcactgcaaaccggcaagcctccatccggtcttcatttcaaattaagactggttcttttccacgatagcaaatatagccaaccgtgccacatgtatcatcctatatctcgcaggtgacaggaaatcacccgacttctaccgagtttaagcagggctaagcactactcgagcctgagctatataggattcagggtaacaatatctggacaaggaatgggtaaccaatgcagcaagtgtttgcatccaacacctaaacttaatgcaacaatatatataataataatactgtaactgcagttcggaaaataggaggcttaatatgctccggggcttgcctttcacaaagttgcaaggacggtggtcagggcactcaacggcgacctcgtctggcacttctcctgaaggctgctcctcctgaatctccggtgtcggctgctgctgctcgctcggctcctcgaattccagcagggttactccttccggtacacctattgcatgccgatgcacaatataaatatcatgaatgcataagaatgaTATGATGCATGATgattgaatcacagtgagtgtttacgaaagcatcactggacactcgtttaccgagtaattagctctattcaaatcactttaagcttgtatccaacttaacttaaataacaagagcaacttacctagcttgcataacctaagataaagatgcttatcttcagttaaaggcctaacacctaggaacagtaccataaACTTaggatagtaaagacatacttaaaataacagttaaagcttcatatgcaacaagtagtaacttaattctatcataaccagagttctataactccaattgactcgcaagaggacattctggaaagcttatgaaattctctacaattcatttgtaaacatcaaagcatgattctgaagttgaccgaatccaattccagtagacctagaatctgtcccgcaatgacagggttgctaacttaattatttaatgatggtgcaaaagtctaatttgaccaaaccaagtttaccaacttgtttttcatacttaagaaacatcagaaagtatagtgctaacttctaaataaattatttaatatccttttctaatttacctagttaattaggtgattaaagcaatatatagtaaaactattcagaaaaatctacaaaaattacagtacctatctcatgcttcacatagactaccataaaaatttcaaagccattaagtaagtataacagtctacacaaaaatgataaggcatactggcttaaaatggcataattaagaaattctaatgaaaagtgtcaagcaatagatttcccatttttcctagcatccttctatcataataatagcacccatcaaatttcaccttcactggatctatagaaaaattatgaaaattcacacaagatccacctattaataaaaggaaattctataacttaaaaactacacatgcactagctctgaaattttaaccagagactctactaaaccaaaatagaggacccacaaaatttcataatttttggaccacagaaactcaagataaaattcaaacaagtttgcatgcttctaaaaacacattttaaacttctatttaattcatccaatttttctaaaacaagtgctcatataatatttttattaaatactagacatgaccaggaacttaacaaaattagaaccatagcatttggatctatatactaggagctacatatttttcaagatatacataaatctgtgaaataaataaacgaaataaaataggaaacaacactcagccctacacgggccagcccaagaaccggcggcccgcgactcacgcgctggcgtggcccaacgcgacgcggcccacgctgggctcccgcctcagccgcgaCGGCTGACAAgaagggcccgcgcgtcagcgagggaaacaggggaggcggcctcgGCGACGGCGGAACTcaacgccggtggcttctccggcgaaacCATCTACTCTACGACGTTCGCCACGAACATGCGCATCTATTGGTGACCTTAATCGGTGCTATGGTGGTGGCTAGAGGGGTCAGCGACTGACACGGCGGCGCACGgtcacggcacggccggctccggtgaaCCGATGACGACAAAGCCCCTATCGGTGACCCTACAAGCTTCAgtggtgttcctatgacctaACGCGTGGCCGAGGAAGGAATGGGAGCGGCGCGAGggcagctggccgcgtggagcgccaactccagcGAGCTCCCGCCATGGCCGCGGTGGGGGAAAACGGCAATGCGCTCTTACCGAGGCTCAAACGATCCGGCtgaaaggtggaggaggtggaggaggtcacggcgaggctgcaggcggacggggcaacgcgttttcgcggtggtttgctcgtacggcagcggcgatgcttggtcggcaatggcggacggcagaGCTCGCCCGTCGCTGCGTGCTGTGGGAGGAGAGGAAAAGCGAAATGGGGAGGCGAGTGCGTTCGGGCAGGCGCGAGTGGCTTCAAGGCAcggctgcgacgccaggaggcgcacggcgcgtggcTAGCGCGACAGCaagccggcgacgcgcggcgcacACGCGTCCGGCGTTTTCTGAAAAACGCGACCACTGTAGCTTCCATTCAGTCGGGGTGAGCAGCCTGACAGCGTGACTTCCTCGCGGTAAACTGGCTAATCCGTTGCTTGTTTGCAAAAACAGTGTTCATGACAAATGTAGACCAAACATCCATCTGCAATTTACTTTCAAGAACCATCACCTAATttgccatggatcagaagttacaacaAGCCAAAGATGGCTCGATCACACTGAAATGTCATCAATGACTTAGCAAGATTTTTCAGTGTTGATtagcatgaaattctgacttgtgggccatgtttgaccacgttctagacattttcatgagttgaccataaaacaacttttgttccttgataaattatctacaacttttgtaaagagtgcacagccatgcaaggtttctaagttggactttttaaacagtcaaacaatgacactccaagggtcaattcaagtcaaacttgcacttgagggcattttggtcattttgatctacatgaacaatgtccaaacaattactctaagtgtagttaaggtgcattagaccatgatcaaccactttacaaacttgtcataccacttctaatgatcacatggaataaaacaactaaaacaaacaattcaatcatatgttgtaatgaaatgtttcatatgtttcaatacctTGTTGTCaattttataattgccacattacttaccatattgccatgtttccatgtatgagagtttcatgttacattcacatgttgcactactaccactctaagcaatcaagtatgaaacacatacaatttaaaatgttgcatatgtatgtttcaaagataatgacatgatgacatagctaatgcacatgtttatgaaatgacatgcaattagtggaagccaaacacctagggtgttacaccgacGGTCAACGCTTCGTGCTCTGCATCTGCATCTCTGGTGAGTGTTGAGTGGGTATTTGTGAATTCAAGTGTAGAATCTTTACATTTGATTAGCAGGTTTAGCTTAGCTTGAAATTGGCGTGAACGTTGACAATTGCGTGGGGGTACTGGGGTAGGGATACATACATTCATTGTTTTAATGGACATTGGTTACAGATTTGCTTATGTTAGCCTAAAATCAAATCAAAGCCTGTTATGCTTATCTTTTTTTAGTTTAAAAGTACTATGAGACCTCTTAAAAATATTATCGTGTTTTGGTTTTTTTCTTATACTGAACCATTTGCCGAAATATGTATATTGGATTATTACCGTATTGCACATTAGATTTTTGTCTAGGCATACCATGGGTTTAGGGTTCGCCAATGCACAGTCCTCACCCAGTCCCTACCTCCTTGACCACAGATCATGTCGAGAGCCTTAGCGCGTCGCCCGGTACCTCCTTTCCTGAAACTTCGCTCTACAGTGTGCGATGACGGCTACTGGATGGGCAGATTGGACCACAAGGACTGGCTCGCACCAAACGAGGTGCTCAAGATATTTGTGAACATCAGGGACTCTAGCCTGATAAACAATGTATTCAAGAAGGCATGCAGCCGGAGAGACTACAAGCCCAGCGAGGCGCTCTACAGCTTGATGATTGATAGGCTGGCCTGCGCCAGGAGGTTCAGTGACGTGGAGGAGTTGCTGTCCAAGGCAAGAACTGAAAAGTTCAGGTTTTCAGACGAGTTCTTCTACAGGCTGATCAAGATGTACGGCAACGTGGCAGAACATCCTCAGAAAGCCATCGACACGCTCTTTGCAATGCCTGGGTATAATTGTTGGCCTTCTACCAAGACATTCAATTATGTTCTTCATATGCTTGTATGCAAGCGGCAGTACGAGGTCATTCATGAGGTCTACTCTAGCGCGCCCAGGCTTGGGGTGACATTGGATACCTGCTCCTTCAATATTCTTGTCAAGGGTTTGTGCCAATGCGGTAAATTTGATGAGGCTATCTCCTTGCTGCATGAGATGCCGAAGCAAGGGTGTCAGCCTAATGTGGCGACCTACTCGACCTTTATGCATTTCCTTTGTCAGCGTAGTCAGGTTGATAAAGCATTTGAGCTGTTTGAGAGAATGCGGAAGCAGGATATTGCTGCAGATACAGTTGTGTACAATATTTTGATCTCTGGTCTCTGCAGGCAGGAAAGAGTGTCTGAGGCATTCGATCTCTTCAAATCAATGACTTCTGAAGGGTGCTGTCCTAATTCAGGGACTTATCAGGTACTTCTCGATGGTCTCATCAGTTTAGGAAAGTTTTTTGAAGCCAAAAGCCTTGTTAACACTATGAGTACAGAAGGTGTGAGGCCTAGCTTCCAATCATACAAGCTACTGATTGATGGCCTCTGTAGTGATTATTGCGTGGATGATGCACATCTTGTCTTGAAGCAAATGGTGGGCCAAGGTTTTGTTCCTCGGATGGGCACTTGGACAAAACTTCTCACAGCCATGTTCTAATTTTGGTTTCCACATCGGTAATTTCCTTGACctaacaagacacatgtatggaaACTTCAAATTTTACCAGATTCCTGAATGAAGGTTGACAAATTTTGTTTGAGGAGCAAGTGGACCAATGCCAGCTTGAATTTGTGCTTGTAGTCTTGCATACTGCGGCCATATGAATGCTGCCTGTACATGATTATAGTTCGGTGTTAGTTTCCATGGATGTCAGGCTGACAAAAAAATCCATTCAGTTTTGTAGGTTAGTAGCTTCaaatggccccgttcgcgtgcccttaaacccggcttgatccg
This region includes:
- the LOC136498461 gene encoding pentatricopeptide repeat-containing protein At3g14580, mitochondrial-like; amino-acid sequence: MSRALARRPVPPFLKLRSTVCDDGYWMGRLDHKDWLAPNEVLKIFVNIRDSSLINNVFKKACSRRDYKPSEALYSLMIDRLACARRFSDVEELLSKARTEKFRFSDEFFYRLIKMYGNVAEHPQKAIDTLFAMPGYNCWPSTKTFNYVLHMLVCKRQYEVIHEVYSSAPRLGVTLDTCSFNILVKGLCQCGKFDEAISLLHEMPKQGCQPNVATYSTFMHFLCQRSQVDKAFELFERMRKQDIAADTVVYNILISGLCRQERVSEAFDLFKSMTSEGCCPNSGTYQVLLDGLISLGKFFEAKSLVNTMSTEGVRPSFQSYKLLIDGLCSDYCVDDAHLVLKQMVGQGFVPRMGTWTKLLTAMF